Proteins from a single region of Belliella baltica DSM 15883:
- a CDS encoding 1-acyl-sn-glycerol-3-phosphate acyltransferase: MMKFLSKIVFWLTGWKFVSVWPKELKKAVLIAIPHTSNWDLLYARAAFYLMDIPVKFTIKKEVMVGPLGWLIKSLGGIAIDRKRVSGKRKQTYTELMVNLLKETDELVIMVTPEGTRSYAPRWKSGFYHIALGADVPIVIGYLDYKKKEAGLGTILQPDGNMDAQIEELKAFGRTVTAKYPEKGIK, encoded by the coding sequence ATGATGAAATTCTTATCAAAAATTGTTTTTTGGTTGACAGGATGGAAATTTGTTTCAGTCTGGCCAAAAGAACTCAAAAAGGCAGTGTTGATTGCTATACCTCACACTAGCAATTGGGACTTACTTTATGCAAGAGCTGCATTCTATTTGATGGATATTCCAGTAAAGTTTACTATAAAAAAGGAAGTCATGGTAGGACCTTTGGGCTGGTTAATCAAATCCTTAGGAGGAATAGCAATTGATAGAAAGCGAGTGTCTGGAAAAAGAAAGCAAACCTACACTGAACTCATGGTGAATCTCCTGAAAGAAACCGATGAACTCGTAATCATGGTTACACCTGAAGGAACAAGAAGCTATGCGCCTAGATGGAAATCAGGATTTTATCATATTGCTCTTGGTGCAGATGTTCCAATAGTTATTGGATATTTAGATTATAAGAAAAAAGAAGCTGGACTAGGAACCATCCTCCAACCTGATGGAAATATGGATGCTCAAATCGAAGAATTGAAAGCATTTGGGAGAACAGTTACAGCTAAATATCCAGAGAAAGGTATCAAATAA
- a CDS encoding patatin-like phospholipase family protein encodes MKSDKKIGIAFSGGGVRGISHLGVLKALNENNIYPTQVSGTSAGAIVGSMYCSGYDPEEIMDIIVKTNYFKFMRPAISWTGILKMDSVLQLYEKYLPENDFSSLKIPLVVAATDIKRGKVVYFSEGNLIKPIMASSCIPGMFDPIEIGDNFYVDGGVLNNLPVEPHEGICDVVIGVNCNHLPEEHNIKNIKNLIERTVIMSMNYNVYSRKSKCDFFIEPKGLARYGVFDIKKANEIFEAGYQATLEFINTHPEFKELGQNTVKL; translated from the coding sequence ATGAAATCTGATAAAAAAATAGGGATAGCTTTTTCAGGTGGAGGAGTTAGGGGAATCTCTCATTTGGGTGTTTTAAAAGCACTCAATGAAAATAATATTTATCCAACTCAAGTGAGTGGGACAAGCGCAGGAGCTATTGTTGGATCCATGTATTGCAGCGGATATGACCCAGAGGAGATCATGGATATCATCGTAAAGACCAACTATTTCAAATTTATGAGACCAGCAATCAGCTGGACTGGTATTCTTAAAATGGATAGTGTACTTCAGCTTTATGAGAAGTATTTACCAGAAAATGATTTTTCATCATTAAAGATTCCATTAGTTGTGGCTGCCACTGATATCAAAAGAGGAAAAGTGGTGTATTTTTCTGAAGGAAATTTAATCAAACCAATCATGGCATCTTCTTGCATTCCTGGGATGTTTGACCCAATCGAAATTGGGGACAACTTCTATGTTGATGGTGGTGTTTTGAATAATTTACCCGTTGAACCGCATGAAGGAATTTGTGATGTTGTCATTGGAGTGAATTGCAATCATCTTCCTGAAGAACATAATATCAAGAATATAAAAAATTTGATCGAGCGCACTGTAATCATGTCTATGAATTATAATGTGTATAGTAGAAAAAGTAAATGTGATTTTTTTATTGAACCAAAAGGATTAGCAAGGTATGGTGTGTTTGATATTAAAAAAGCGAATGAAATTTTCGAAGCAGGATATCAGGCTACACTTGAGTTTATCAATACACATCCAGAATTTAAGGAATTAGGACAAAATACGGTCAAGTTATAA
- a CDS encoding MBL fold metallo-hydrolase encodes MNLHVVNTGFFKLDGGAMFGVVPKSLWSRTNPADENNLCTWAMRCLLVEDNSRLVLIDNGIGDKQDAKFFSHYYLHGNDSLKSSLNKIGLDFKDITDNFLTHLHFDHCGGGVAYKNDDKNKYQMVFENAKYWTNAEHWQWATVPNAREKASFLKENILPMQDSGQLQFLDLNEGKLFDGFEFFTADGHTDKQMIPKINYKGKTIVFAADLLPSVGHIPLPYVMGYDTRPLITLTEKKKFLEEAAENEYIIFLEHDSENECCTVKMTDKGVRLDQTFSLDEI; translated from the coding sequence ATGAACTTACATGTTGTCAATACTGGGTTTTTTAAACTTGATGGGGGGGCGATGTTTGGAGTAGTACCGAAATCTCTTTGGTCAAGAACCAATCCGGCTGACGAAAATAATCTTTGTACTTGGGCGATGAGATGCTTATTGGTGGAAGATAATAGTAGATTAGTTTTGATTGACAACGGAATAGGGGACAAGCAAGATGCTAAGTTTTTCTCTCACTATTACCTGCATGGAAATGATTCGCTGAAATCATCTCTAAATAAAATTGGGCTTGACTTTAAGGATATCACAGATAATTTTTTGACACACCTTCATTTTGATCACTGTGGTGGAGGAGTTGCTTACAAAAATGATGACAAGAACAAATACCAAATGGTCTTTGAAAATGCGAAATATTGGACAAATGCTGAGCATTGGCAATGGGCCACAGTTCCAAACGCAAGAGAGAAAGCGTCTTTCCTGAAAGAAAATATCCTTCCTATGCAAGATAGTGGTCAGTTACAGTTTTTGGACTTAAATGAAGGAAAACTTTTTGATGGGTTTGAATTTTTCACAGCTGATGGGCATACAGACAAGCAGATGATTCCTAAAATCAATTATAAAGGTAAAACAATTGTTTTTGCAGCAGACCTTTTGCCTTCAGTTGGACATATTCCTTTACCATATGTGATGGGATATGATACAAGACCCTTGATTACATTGACAGAAAAAAAGAAGTTTTTGGAAGAAGCGGCCGAAAATGAGTATATCATCTTTTTGGAACATGATTCTGAAAACGAATGTTGTACCGTCAAAATGACGGACAAAGGCGTACGTCTTGATCAAACATTTTCATTGGATGAAATCTGA
- a CDS encoding acetyl-CoA carboxylase carboxyltransferase subunit alpha codes for MVLEFEKPIADLELKLQEMKDLAKGRNIDLTSDIQSLEEKIQTLKKETFQNLTRWQRVQLSRHADRPYALDYIYEMTNDFIELHGDRSVKDDKAMIGGLGDIDGRSVMFIGQQKGRNTKQRQERNFGMANPEGYRKALRLMKMAEKFGKPIVTLIDTPGAFPGLEAEERGQGEAIARNLKEMFMLKVPVICIIIGEGASGGALGIAIGDRVMMLENTWYSVISPESCSSILWRSWDYKEQAAEALKLTAIDMKANGLIDGIIEEPLGGAHKDMRKMSKTIKAAILDALKELDKIKPEKRIDQRIDKFCSMGVVVE; via the coding sequence ATGGTATTAGAATTCGAAAAACCAATTGCTGATTTGGAGCTTAAGTTACAAGAAATGAAAGACTTGGCTAAGGGGAGAAATATTGATTTAACCTCAGATATTCAGTCTTTGGAAGAAAAGATACAAACTTTGAAAAAGGAGACATTCCAAAATTTGACTAGATGGCAGAGGGTTCAGCTTTCTAGACATGCAGATCGACCTTATGCGTTGGATTATATTTACGAAATGACCAACGATTTTATAGAGTTGCATGGTGATCGCTCAGTAAAAGATGATAAGGCTATGATTGGTGGTCTTGGAGATATTGATGGCAGATCGGTAATGTTTATAGGACAGCAGAAAGGGAGGAATACCAAACAACGCCAAGAACGAAATTTTGGAATGGCAAATCCCGAAGGTTACAGAAAAGCACTCCGACTCATGAAAATGGCTGAAAAATTCGGAAAGCCAATAGTAACTTTAATAGATACTCCGGGTGCTTTTCCAGGTTTAGAAGCTGAAGAGCGAGGTCAAGGAGAGGCAATAGCCAGAAACCTCAAAGAAATGTTTATGCTAAAAGTACCAGTGATTTGCATTATCATTGGTGAAGGGGCATCAGGAGGAGCATTAGGAATAGCAATAGGAGATCGAGTAATGATGTTAGAAAATACTTGGTATTCTGTAATTTCACCTGAATCTTGCTCGTCTATACTATGGAGAAGTTGGGATTATAAAGAGCAGGCAGCCGAAGCGCTGAAACTAACTGCTATTGATATGAAAGCCAATGGCTTGATAGATGGGATTATTGAAGAACCGCTTGGTGGTGCTCATAAAGATATGAGAAAAATGTCAAAGACAATTAAGGCTGCAATTTTAGATGCTTTAAAAGAACTTGATAAAATCAAACCGGAAAAAAGAATTGATCAAAGAATAGATAAATTCTGCTCTATGGGTGTAGTCGTAGAATAA
- the galE gene encoding UDP-glucose 4-epimerase GalE yields MKNILITGGAGYIGSHTAVALVESGYNPIILDDFSNSEKGVLKGLKKILSKDVKSYEGDCNNKALVDKIFKENEISGIIHFAASKAVGESTQIPLKYYSNNINSLLVILEVMKKYGVKNIVFSSSCTVYGQPDHLPVLESTPRKEAESPYGNTKKICEDILHDHIKSKPNTKAIGLRYFNPIGAHPSAEIGELPLGVPANLIPFVTQTAAGIREKITVFGNDYNTKDGTCVRDYIHVLDLADAHVKALEYLEKQEDNFIDIFNVGTGNGNTVLEVVQAFEKVSNQKLNYEIGPRRPGDIEKVWANTDKVNNLLGWTAKYTLEDSLRDSWNWQKKLSGI; encoded by the coding sequence ATGAAGAATATTTTGATTACGGGAGGAGCAGGTTATATCGGTTCCCACACTGCTGTTGCCTTAGTTGAATCAGGTTATAATCCAATTATCTTGGATGACTTTTCAAATTCCGAAAAAGGAGTTTTGAAGGGATTAAAGAAGATTCTTTCTAAAGATGTGAAGTCCTATGAAGGGGATTGTAATAACAAAGCTTTAGTAGATAAGATTTTTAAGGAAAACGAAATTTCTGGAATTATTCATTTTGCAGCTAGTAAAGCAGTAGGGGAGAGTACTCAAATACCTTTAAAATATTATTCCAATAATATTAATTCTCTATTGGTAATATTAGAGGTTATGAAAAAATATGGGGTTAAAAACATTGTTTTTTCTTCCTCTTGCACAGTTTATGGTCAACCTGATCATCTTCCAGTTTTAGAGTCTACTCCTAGAAAGGAAGCTGAAAGTCCTTATGGAAATACAAAGAAGATTTGTGAAGATATTTTGCATGATCATATCAAAAGCAAGCCAAATACAAAAGCAATAGGATTAAGGTATTTCAATCCAATAGGAGCACATCCAAGTGCCGAGATAGGAGAGTTGCCACTTGGTGTGCCTGCTAACCTAATCCCATTTGTAACACAGACTGCTGCAGGAATTAGGGAGAAAATCACTGTATTTGGAAATGACTATAATACAAAAGATGGAACATGTGTACGTGATTATATACATGTATTAGATCTTGCTGACGCTCATGTCAAGGCATTGGAATATTTAGAAAAGCAAGAAGATAATTTTATAGATATTTTCAATGTAGGAACTGGTAATGGTAATACAGTATTGGAGGTTGTTCAAGCATTTGAAAAGGTATCAAATCAAAAATTGAATTATGAAATTGGTCCAAGAAGACCAGGGGATATTGAAAAAGTATGGGCAAATACAGATAAAGTAAATAATCTCTTGGGTTGGACTGCTAAATATACACTTGAAGACAGTCTGAGAGATTCTTGGAACTGGCAGAAAAAGCTTTCAGGAATATAA
- a CDS encoding gliding motility-associated C-terminal domain-containing protein: protein MENINIVEPPLLEVEAINTIATSCFGRADGEAFIELTGGTAPYSINLPTNQINGNQINLFDLEGRLYELEITDANGCVLPINFMIDSPLPLEVDVRIEKFACPGEANGDLLAEPKGGDGPFTYLWDFDNSTQFLLQGVPRGIHEVTVVDSRGCVSFGTGEMVEADPIARMPTGFDPREGLFEAVANCTLIYELMVYNLWGELIYFGNTGWDGKVNNEDAPAGNYTYVFSYEYLLNGIPKSDQIKGGFVLVK from the coding sequence TTGGAAAATATCAATATTGTGGAGCCTCCGTTGCTAGAAGTAGAAGCTATAAATACCATAGCGACATCTTGTTTTGGTAGGGCTGATGGAGAAGCTTTCATTGAGCTAACTGGTGGAACAGCTCCTTACTCCATCAATCTCCCAACAAATCAAATCAATGGAAATCAAATCAATCTGTTTGATTTGGAAGGCCGACTATATGAACTTGAGATAACTGATGCTAATGGCTGTGTTTTACCCATCAATTTTATGATCGACTCACCCTTGCCACTGGAAGTAGATGTGAGAATTGAAAAATTTGCTTGCCCTGGAGAAGCAAATGGGGACCTTCTTGCAGAACCAAAAGGGGGAGATGGTCCTTTTACTTATCTATGGGATTTTGATAACTCTACCCAGTTTTTGCTTCAGGGAGTGCCAAGAGGAATACATGAAGTAACAGTAGTCGATAGTAGAGGATGTGTAAGCTTCGGTACTGGAGAGATGGTTGAAGCTGACCCAATTGCAAGAATGCCTACAGGTTTTGATCCTCGAGAAGGTCTCTTTGAAGCGGTTGCAAATTGTACTTTGATTTATGAACTTATGGTGTATAATCTTTGGGGAGAATTAATTTATTTTGGAAATACTGGATGGGATGGGAAAGTCAATAACGAAGATGCTCCAGCTGGCAATTACACTTACGTTTTCAGCTATGAATATTTACTCAATGGAATACCAAAAAGTGATCAGATCAAAGGAGGGTTTGTTTTGGTAAAATAG
- a CDS encoding IgGFc-binding protein — MKHLYSKGLILTISLFLSFAILNNISAQVTTVGKEFWVGFMENNRVPPSPNSDGAPDIGIIVITASEAAEGIIEYPGSTQIFNLQAGQQFVQRIENFDILHRTSGIVENKGVYILSSGNISVYAFNERFRSADGTVVLPTTTLGKDHYITSHFEEVTAQVNFDPNSNNESTLLVVAVEDNTEIEITPKVNTISGQTTGVPYSINLNTGQSYQLKARGDLTGSRVRVIGADAQNCKNIAVFGGNKWTGVGNCGQANDHLFQQAYPVNTWGNDFLHVPLAGRNSGELVKILASEDDSEIFINGTSVGTIGSGAFLSRDFSSTEAVSISSDKPISVTGFAKSMDCNLPGPGSNIGDPFMITYSPNQQLLSQITFNALQLPSISFHYVNIITATVSVQNTRLDVKLFWKISILWSLRC; from the coding sequence TTCGGCTCAAGTAACCACTGTAGGAAAAGAGTTTTGGGTAGGTTTTATGGAGAATAATAGAGTTCCGCCTAGCCCGAATTCTGACGGAGCACCTGATATTGGAATTATAGTAATAACCGCAAGTGAAGCAGCGGAGGGAATTATTGAGTATCCCGGAAGTACTCAGATTTTCAACCTTCAAGCAGGTCAACAATTTGTACAGAGAATTGAGAATTTTGATATACTTCATAGAACTTCTGGCATTGTTGAAAATAAAGGAGTCTATATACTTTCCTCAGGCAATATTTCTGTCTATGCATTTAATGAAAGATTTAGAAGTGCTGATGGGACAGTAGTTCTTCCTACCACTACTTTAGGTAAAGATCATTATATCACTTCGCATTTTGAGGAAGTAACGGCACAAGTGAATTTTGATCCAAACTCCAATAATGAAAGTACGCTTCTAGTAGTAGCAGTAGAGGATAATACAGAAATAGAAATTACTCCAAAAGTAAATACAATATCTGGCCAAACTACAGGTGTTCCTTATTCAATAAATTTAAATACAGGTCAATCTTATCAGTTAAAAGCAAGAGGGGATTTGACTGGATCAAGAGTTCGGGTGATTGGAGCTGATGCTCAAAACTGTAAAAATATAGCTGTTTTTGGAGGGAATAAATGGACAGGTGTTGGTAATTGTGGTCAAGCCAATGATCATCTATTTCAACAAGCCTATCCTGTAAACACTTGGGGGAATGATTTTTTGCATGTTCCCTTGGCTGGTAGGAATTCGGGAGAATTAGTGAAAATATTAGCTTCAGAAGATGATAGCGAAATATTCATCAATGGAACTAGCGTTGGCACTATAGGGTCTGGAGCATTTCTGTCTAGAGATTTTTCAAGTACGGAAGCAGTTTCAATATCAAGTGATAAGCCAATTTCTGTTACTGGATTTGCGAAAAGCATGGACTGTAATCTACCGGGGCCGGGAAGCAACATAGGTGATCCATTTATGATCACATATAGTCCAAATCAACAGCTTCTCAGTCAAATTACTTTCAATGCATTACAATTGCCTTCAATTAGTTTCCATTATGTCAACATCATCACGGCGACAGTTTCGGTACAGAACACACGTTTGGATGTGAAATTGTTTTGGAAAATATCAATATTGTGGAGCCTCCGTTGCTAG